The Blastococcus sp. HT6-4 genome window below encodes:
- a CDS encoding methyltransferase has translation MSCFSAADESAHYGFSVCMLLEQYRDQLVWADGGVDELGTGDATAIADVVRTIPGLRVRSYDISASSVELARANIAARGVADRYTVEVGDFFDQADSAGGDQAATVISNPPYVPAPDRDILMPELWGGVRGNDLVLQLLKTGYDNVITAVASYSDPETSVRTAQDLGYRVVNFLAMGLDFGPYSNEPKVRAHIDRLCAEGRAWAGDEGYMVAIALFSRNPDLPGDRADQLLRSLQL, from the coding sequence GTGAGCTGCTTCTCCGCCGCCGACGAGTCGGCGCACTACGGCTTCTCGGTGTGCATGCTCCTCGAGCAGTACCGCGATCAGCTGGTTTGGGCGGACGGCGGGGTCGACGAGCTCGGCACCGGCGACGCGACGGCCATCGCCGACGTCGTCCGGACCATCCCCGGGCTCCGGGTGCGGAGCTACGACATCAGCGCGTCGTCGGTCGAGCTGGCCCGGGCCAACATCGCCGCCCGTGGTGTCGCCGACCGGTACACCGTCGAGGTCGGCGACTTCTTCGACCAGGCCGACTCCGCCGGCGGTGACCAGGCGGCCACGGTGATCTCCAACCCGCCGTACGTCCCGGCGCCGGACCGGGACATCCTCATGCCCGAGCTGTGGGGCGGCGTCCGCGGCAACGACCTGGTGCTGCAGCTGCTGAAGACCGGGTACGACAACGTGATCACGGCGGTGGCCAGCTACTCCGACCCCGAGACGTCGGTGCGCACGGCGCAGGACCTGGGCTACCGGGTGGTCAACTTCCTCGCCATGGGCCTGGACTTCGGCCCGTACAGCAACGAGCCCAAGGTGCGCGCGCACATCGACCGGCTCTGCGCCGAGGGACGCGCCTGGGCGGGGGACGAGGGGTACATGGTCGCCATCGCGCTGTTCAGCCGGAACCCCGACCTGCCCGGGGACCGCGCCGACCAGCTGCTCAGGTCACTGCAGCTCTGA
- a CDS encoding helix-turn-helix domain-containing protein, translating to MTGVAGALTTAVPVPDSDGDAAAPVGGAVIRAVPRPDLDRPAPSPEPNAEVAAPTAPPPAPAVAAPAPPVAPSPVADGDTSGPRRGRRALRGSGLRERRRQQTRARIVDAATELFTERGFDAVSVVEIAQRAGVVEKTVFNHFPVKEGLVFDADPPMRAALLDAVRRRPAGESVAAAAGSFVVAAVSLLGTPEAADGVAQMAQVIRGSRTLQIREREILGEITVSLAELVAEETEAKQGQIEPWLAAHAILGLYASLLELARDQVLAGVGGPELSAELRRQGRRGLALLQFGLAGYAKRRP from the coding sequence GTGACTGGAGTGGCCGGTGCCCTGACGACCGCAGTACCCGTTCCCGACTCGGACGGGGACGCCGCGGCGCCCGTCGGCGGAGCAGTGATCCGGGCGGTACCCCGCCCTGACCTCGACCGGCCCGCGCCGAGCCCGGAGCCGAACGCGGAGGTGGCGGCGCCCACCGCTCCCCCGCCGGCCCCCGCGGTGGCCGCCCCCGCACCGCCGGTCGCCCCCTCCCCGGTCGCCGACGGCGACACCAGCGGCCCGCGCCGCGGGCGGCGGGCGCTGCGCGGGTCGGGGCTCCGGGAACGACGGCGGCAGCAGACGCGGGCGCGGATCGTCGACGCCGCGACCGAGCTGTTCACGGAGCGTGGTTTCGACGCGGTCAGTGTGGTGGAGATCGCACAGCGCGCCGGCGTCGTCGAGAAGACGGTGTTCAACCACTTCCCGGTCAAGGAGGGTCTGGTCTTCGACGCCGACCCGCCGATGCGGGCGGCCCTGCTGGACGCGGTCCGCCGGCGCCCGGCCGGTGAGTCGGTGGCCGCCGCCGCGGGCAGCTTCGTCGTCGCCGCGGTCAGCCTGCTCGGCACACCGGAGGCGGCCGACGGCGTCGCGCAGATGGCGCAGGTGATCCGCGGCAGCCGCACCCTGCAGATCCGGGAACGGGAGATCCTCGGCGAGATCACCGTCTCGCTGGCCGAGCTGGTCGCCGAGGAGACCGAGGCCAAGCAGGGGCAGATCGAGCCGTGGCTGGCCGCGCACGCGATCCTCGGGCTCTACGCCTCCCTGCTGGAGCTGGCGCGCGACCAGGTGCTGGCCGGCGTCGGCGGACCGGAGCTGTCGGCGGAGCTGCGCCGGCAGGGCCGGCGCGGCCTGGCGCTCCTGCAGTTCGGCCTCGCGGGTTACGCCAAGCGGAGACCATGA